A window of Cheilinus undulatus linkage group 23, ASM1832078v1, whole genome shotgun sequence genomic DNA:
aattaagatttttttaaattgcaaattCTGAATGAATTGCAGTATTGAAGGGAATTATCCTTTTTATGTCATTCCCCCTTTTTtaggaaaatattttaaaagataatGAAAGTAGGATATTTTTTGGAAGCTATTTAAGAAAATGACACTTGAACATTTATAAGATGTATGTAGTTTAACATCTTTGCTGCAAAGAAGTattaactggtattttgacatatattcaggttaaagaaataacctgctgtgatttgaaaattgcagtagtaGAATTTGATTTTAATGCCCAGCCcaactcatattgcaaattcagGATGAGTTTTTGGatggaaggaaataaacattgtttgttaagaaaaacatacaaaataagGAATATGGGACATTTTTTTACTACTATAAAGAAGTCgacactttaatgtttgcataatggGTAGAGCATAACATGACTGCCACAAGTAAATTGtatgaaacttttatttttactcatatttcaggttaatattaatattaactCCTCTAGCATCTCAAATCAAGCTTTATTTTGCATACTACATTAACAAatactgttttcattttctttgctttgttgtcacatttttatcttacatCTGCACCAAACTTTTACATAACCGTGTCACCAGTGTAACTGGTTAGAAATTGAAGATGTAGTTGGATCTAATGATATACAGAAGGTATtgaaaaggtcttaaaaagttttCAAGTTGATGTCATATTTCTTTACATACCCAGTTCAATCTTAAATCTAGTAACCATTGTTTTCACCACTAAATTGGCACCAATTAATCTGAGGGTAGTCGGTAGAAATTATGAGCTTCATCAGTCTGCATCAAAATGGTATGAGAGCTTGGTCTTAATGCACAAACCTCCTTTCAACTGATAATGAGTgcatgttaaaagaaaaaagtgtttttgcttCCACGAAATATGTAGTCTAATATACTCAGACGTTTGCTATGTGATGCTCAGATTTCTGTAACAATTAAATAGTTATTTTTGTGCATCCCTTTTGCcacaagctaaaaaaaaagagagagtgaaCTTTCTAAAGTCTCTCTCAGCTTAAAATTTTGTCAAGGTATTTCTGTTATTTAGACAGCGCTGGAGTTTGCTTGCTTTTTGGTAATTTGCAACAAGTCCTAGGTGCCCAGcacttccatttttgttgctttgttaacCAAACAAGTACGACTATCTTTTGAATTCACCCAAATCGTACCTaagttttaaaatctgttatCATAACAACCCTATCTGCCAACAACATATCTTATACAGTGGCCTTCCTATTTTGCTTGCTTCAGTTTTTGATAAAATATATGATTggaaatctgtatttttttaaagctttgctgGTTTCTGATACTGTAAATCATGGCAGCATCAAATATTGTATTAATTTTAATCAAATGGTATACAAAAAGTATAGAAAACTATGCCAGCTTTGCTGCACACACTCAAGGCTGAACAGGCTGATGATCTGTTAGTTAATAATCACACCCACTCTTACTTTAGTCTGATAACCAAGTGCCTACTTTGACCATACTGCTTGGGGCATGTTTTGTATACTGAGTTGTTTAATTTGATAATCTAATTATCAAATATGAAGCATCAACATGATCTTTTGCAATccaacatttattttgtgtcaTTACTTTCCTCACAGTCAATTTTCTCCCCTTGCTTTACTCACTCTCTTTCTCCTAGCAAAGATAGTCCTGTAACCATACAAAATGTGAACCACTTTGCCAGCCTGGCCCCTCATTTGTTGGGTAATTTTACCTCTCTGACCTCTGTGTGGGTGTTGATAGTACTCAGCACACTCAAGGACCCCCACTTTCTCTGTTGGGTTGGGAAAAGGTGCCAGAGGAGGCTGAGTGAGTACTGATTGTCGGGGTTTTAGAAAAGAGTAGTTCTTGCgtctttaaaatgaagaaattccTTTCTTCAGTCGGTGTTTTTGAACAGCTCTTCTGCACTTGGAAGCtcaaaaaaacccaaagatTTGTGTTTCGCTGAGAGGCAAATCTTCTCTGCTTACTAGGTGTCTGTCACATGATAAAGTTAGATGTagtaaaatatgtttatatCCCTGATAGGTCACTTTTGGTGCTACATTTGTTTCTGCTGAGTTGTTATTTCTTATTCAGTAtctcttgaaaagctccaagcTGTGTCATGTTGATTTTTTCATATCCAGGTTCAACAGTCCATAGTAATTTACACAcctttctgttttctgtggatGTGCCTGGCAGCACTCAGTGTAGTCATGTTTATCAACCACACATTTAGTAGTGTTAGTGTTGGCCCGGGTGTCTGTAAGGATATGTTAAAGCCTGTGTAGCATCTGGCAATTTGCCACAGTTTACCGTGTAGCTACGGCCTCGTAAAACACAGTCATCAGAGGATAAATGTAGTGACATAGAGATAGTAATCAGTGGGTGTTGTAATGTGTTTTTCCAGGATAAGGAGAGGAtgccatattttttctttgtctttaccTGCTCTGATACTCCATCTATTCATCAGGACTAACTACATCtgttctctctcttcttcagaCACCATAATGCCTTGGGAGGGTCCCATTTCTCAGCTCACCATGGTAACCATGGTGATATGAAGCCAGTGTGAAACGtcgacacacatacacagactcacacacagacGGTCAGTTACTGACTGAcacagccagccagccagctcGGTTGGCCGGCGTGTGTAATGGACAGGTGTAAGCACGTGGGGCGGCTGCGGCTCGCCCCAGACCACTCCATCCTCAATCCCCAGAAGTGGCACTGCGTGGACTGTAACACCACTGAGTCTATCTGGGCCTGCCTGGGCTGTGCTCATGTGGCGTGCGGGCGCTACATTGAGGAACATGCTCTGCAGCACTTCCAACAGCAGCGCCATCCGTTGGCTATAGAGGTGAATGAACTTTATGTTTTCTGTTACCTGTGTGATGATTATGTCCTGAACGATAATGCTACAGGAGACCTGAAGCTACTTCGCAGTACACTCAGCGCCATCCAGAGCCAGCGCTATGAGGTCACCACCCGCAGTGGGCGCACCCTCCGCTCTGCAAGTGCTGCTCCTGACGCCGTCATCTCCTGCGGTGCCCGTGAGCTGCAGCTTAGGGATGAGGACAGGATGTTTACTGCACTTTGGCACCGTCGCCGGGCACTGATGGGGCGTATTTTTCGCTTTTGGTTTGGACTAACTGAATGTGGaaaaaggagggaggaagaggagagaaagagggaggaggaggaggagcagaaaaGGGAGGCGAGGGAGAGGAGGCGGGCTCAGAAGAGGCAGCtacaggaggagctggagaacGCCCCGCTCAGGAAAAGTCGACGTTTACGTCGGAAGAGCCAGAAAGTTGCAGAAGCAGTAGCCACACCACCACCCAGAAGGGCacgcaacaaaacaaaacccccTGAGCCCCCCACTGTCACCCGAAGGCCAAGGACTCGAAGCCCTGCCACTGCCACCCCCAGGAAAAGTGTACGGACTAAACAGGTCCAACCTACTCCCAGAACCCGCAGTCGTTCTTCTGCCACCAAACCTAAGCCCAAAACTCCCTCAGTAACCCCGCGCTCTGCTCAAATACCTGCTCGACGCAAGCAGTCTAGACAACAAGGTGGCTCTCCTTTTAAACGGCGCCCCACTGTCACTCCTGGAGTGACGGGTCTGAGGAATTTAGGCAACACCTGTTATATGAACTCCATTCTGCAGGTCCTGAGCCACCTGCATGTTTTCAGGGAGTGCTTCTTGCGTCTGGATCTAACTCAGGCGCTGGAGCTGTTGGCCTCTGCTGTCCATGGCCAGCTGACAGGGAAAGCCTCATCCCATTTCCCTCTGACCCAAAGGAAGGGACCCCAGGCCAGCTCGGGCTCTGGGGCCGGGCTGAGCGGCGGGGCTTCAAGGGCCCGCAGCATGGAGCTGATACAACCCAAAGAGCCCAGCTCGAAGCACATCTCCCTCTGCCACGAGCTGCACACCTTGTTCCAGGTTATGTGGTCGGGCAAGTGGGCGCTGGTCTCGCCTTTCGCCATGCTGCACTCGGTGTGGCAGCTGATACCGGCGTTCAGAGGATACGCTCAGCAGGACGCACAGGAGTTCCTGTGTGAGCTGCTGGACAAAGTGCAGCATGAGCTGGAGAGCACGGGCAAACACACAACCAGCGCAGGAGTCCCTCAGACACAGAAACGACTCATCAAGCAGGTGCTCAGTGTGGTCAACACCATCTTTCATGGCCAGCTGCTCAGCCAGGTATGATGCAAACACATGACTGCTGTAACCTTTACTTAATCATTAACTCACTCTGCAATACATCTGATTTACTCACTGCACATGTCCATCCAATCCATCAGTCTCAGTCTGCATTGATAATTCACCAACCATCATCAGCTCTGACTGAAGTGCATCACTAATTCATCATTTAGATTAAATTCACCATGTGTAAATTATTCATGTGTTACTAAGAATCTTTAAGTAAAGGTTAAGCATTTGGCTTTGACCTAAGTCTAAAAGTTTAGATACATTTTAAtagattttctcttttctgattcaccagtgagagaggttgctgcttttctttttcatttaccATACCAAACTCAATGTTTTCTGGTTGTTGGCTGCATTTAAGACATTTAAAGAGATTACTCTGAGCTTTTGAAAGATAAGATTCATGCTCCCAGCCCCTATGATCTCAACGGGGGCTGTAATTAGATTAGCACTGGTAATGGCGATCAATCATTTTCAGAGGGCATTTTCAGACTGCATATCAGTTGGTTCTACAGCAGAAAAGGAACAGCACCAAACAAGTCTAAAGGCCATTTTCTTTACTATTTACTTTCGTTACTCACACACTGTGTATGCTCAGTTTTAGGCTACGAGATTCGGGCTGAGTAGTAGTGTGTAACTGAACTTTCTGGGTTTGCCTAACTGAACATACTTTGTTAAAATAACAAGTCAGACAATAAAAAGGTACACAGAGGTATAACTTCTCCATCCGTTGCTTTGGCATTATCTGCACAGTCAGTCTAattacagcaacaacaaaaacaactgcTTTATGGCAGCTACAGCAACTCTCAAGGGACACATTACTCAAAAAGCATAACAAACAGAACACTCTGTTACACATGCAGGACGTC
This region includes:
- the usp44 gene encoding ubiquitin carboxyl-terminal hydrolase 44 — translated: MDRCKHVGRLRLAPDHSILNPQKWHCVDCNTTESIWACLGCAHVACGRYIEEHALQHFQQQRHPLAIEVNELYVFCYLCDDYVLNDNATGDLKLLRSTLSAIQSQRYEVTTRSGRTLRSASAAPDAVISCGARELQLRDEDRMFTALWHRRRALMGRIFRFWFGLTECGKRREEEERKREEEEEQKREARERRRAQKRQLQEELENAPLRKSRRLRRKSQKVAEAVATPPPRRARNKTKPPEPPTVTRRPRTRSPATATPRKSVRTKQVQPTPRTRSRSSATKPKPKTPSVTPRSAQIPARRKQSRQQGGSPFKRRPTVTPGVTGLRNLGNTCYMNSILQVLSHLHVFRECFLRLDLTQALELLASAVHGQLTGKASSHFPLTQRKGPQASSGSGAGLSGGASRARSMELIQPKEPSSKHISLCHELHTLFQVMWSGKWALVSPFAMLHSVWQLIPAFRGYAQQDAQEFLCELLDKVQHELESTGKHTTSAGVPQTQKRLIKQVLSVVNTIFHGQLLSQVTCLACDHRSNTVEPFWDLSLEFPERYHSNSRESAAQASCHLTEMLAKFTETEALEGNIYACDQCNSARRRSSSKPVILTEAQKQLMVHKLPQVLRLHLKRFRWSGRNHREKIGVHVSFDQLLNMEPYCCRDPSPKVPPTCSSPSSPGSTGLPRPKHFLYDLSAVVMHHGKGFGSGHYTSYCYNTEGGFWVHCNDSKLNVCSVDEVCRAQAYILFYTQRVTQDKDRPL